CTAAAATGGACTGTGAAATAATCCTCATTTATCAAATGACAGCAAACTGAGTTCCTTCATATCCCAGACAGAGTGACTAGGCAATGCAAGCAAATAAAAATTGAGTTTTTTCCAACATTGCTGTTTTGAGTCCTATTTAGAGAGTCATATATATAAAAGCTATCCTTTTGAGCGCTTGTTTTTTCCACAACCTGCCCTTTAGTCCTGTTGTGACCGCTTGTCTGTCTAATAGGACTAATTACATGGTAATAGTTTGACGGACATGTTAATAACACATTAAGATTAACATCTCCTCATTCGcccaccacctctctccctccccctctcccccctccgtcaggtctgtcccccccccctctcctccagcctcCAAGATAGATTCCTTCAGGAGTAAGGTTGAGCTCCTCCGCCTGCCACTGGCCCTCTCATCCAAGTCCATCAGCCACCGCAAGAGTCAGCTGGGCGGAGCCGGGCAGCACGGCACGGGGGGAGGAGGGGCCCACAGGGGCAAACCCCGCCCACCGGCCTCTGACATGGACAACGAGTCGCAGTACTCGGGCTACTCCTACAAGTCCTCGCACTCCCGCAACTCTAGGAAGCACAGGTGGGTAACACGTGTACGACATAGATACTTATACTGTACATTTACTCACACTCACTCTTGTTACTACACTCTCGCTTGTGTAAACATGCATATCCTACGTCAGAGAAGCTGTGTATAACTTTGTTGATCTGGTTTGGTTAACCTCGCCCAAAAATAGAAACCATGACAATTACGGTTAACCCTTttgtttatgtctctgtgtgtgatgtTCAGGGATAGGCGGGACAGGCACCGCTCCAAGAGCAGAGACGGCAGTAGTCGTGGAGACAAGTCAGTCACCATCCATGCCCCTGGAGAGCCTCTGCTGGACACCGAGTCCACCCGCGGAGACGATCGGGTCAGAGTTCACTTCTTTCCTACAGTACATCTCCCCTCACTTCCACACCTTGATCTTTGACTGGGGGGGTCAATACTTGGCTTTAGTTTCTCTCTGTCTAATCTGTCTCTTATCACTCATCCTTTTTGTCCTCTCCCATTTGTTCAGGTAATATTGCCTCTTCCCTGTCACACCTCCCACCATATGCTCAAAgaaatctctccctccctctccctactcCAGGATGATAACTGGGGTGAGACGACCACCGTGCAGACTGGCACGTCAGAACACAGCGTCTCTAACGAGGACCTGACGCGCGTCTCCAAAGAGCTCGAGGAGTCCTCCCCACTGGAATGCCGGCGTTTCTTGGGCCCAGGATTGGGCGCCATCCTTGGCCTCTTCGCCCTGGTCACCCCCCTGGCTTTCCTGGCTCTGCCGCAGCTGCTGTGGCGCGAGGCCCTGGAGCCCTGCGGCACGCCCTGCGAGGGTCTCTACGTCTCCCTGGCCTTTAAGCTCCTGGTCCTCCTCATCTCCACCTGGGCTCTGTTCCTGCGCCCGCCGCGCGCTACCCTGCCCCGCTTCTACGTCTTCCGCTGCCTGCTGCTGGCGCTCGTCTTCCTGTTCGTGGCGTCCTACTGGCTGTTCTATGGCGTGCGCGTGCTGGAGCCCCGGGAGAGGGACTACAGGGGTATCGTGGGGTATGCGGCGTCGCTGGTGGACGCGCTGCTTTTCATCCAGTACCTGGCCTTAGTGCTGCTGGAGGTCAGACATCTGCAGCCTGCCTTCTGCCTCAAGGTGGTGCGCACCACTGACGGGGAAAGTCGCTTCTACAACGTAGGACATCTCAGGTGGGTCTTGGAGACGTGTGGTTGTGTTTTCGAGGTGTTTTATGTTTGTAGTTTACATGCTGTTTTTAATAGAGATTGGGGAGTGGGTTTCTATTGTGTGGGGTTCTGTGTAAAAGTTGTTATGGTGTTTGTTTGCATTTTTAGTAACCTAGTACTCTGGTTTCAGAGACTGTTATTATAACATTGTGGTTGGCCTGCGAATCTGTCAGTCGGAGATTAACCGAAACCTGCATTACCTCGTCAGTCAGTTTGTTTGGGCTATTTGCATACAAATCTCTTAATTTCTTTGTTtgaatccccattagcttttgcagaggcagcagctactcttcctgggatccacacaagacacaaaacatgacaagtaacacaacactgatagacaaggacactaACCCAAATGTAAAATACAAAGATATACAGCAaaacatataataataataataataataataataataataataatacacacacacacacacacactgtttttattttttgtatgtgCCCCCTGAAAATGTTTTGGATGCACCAGGCTATTTGGCAAGCAGTCATGTGTATGATCAAATGGGTGCGGTTGTGTCTGCTCCACTAGTCATCTGGTTCCCACCTTAGTGTGTTTGAAGCAGTGAGGCCTGGGGTGCAACTATACCCCACCCAGCTGATCATCTAAAATAGCTGCAGGACTACCTCGGTCCTGTAGGGTGTGCTAGAGGTGCAATTTTGAAGGTAAAGCACTTGTCTGATGTttggcaaaaaaaaatgtttaaatactgtatgttgtattgtcACATACATCGGATAGGTGCagtcaaatgttttgtttttgactGCACCTATATTAGTAcagtgcccctggagcaaattagggttaagtgccttgctcaagggcacatcggcagatttaaGATGTTGCCAAAGGGATAATGATGACGCTGCTACTGATGATGATTTAGGACATATTCCATAGTAATGACATAGATTTAATAAGGGTTCGTCCCTTCCTTGTTGTTCTCCAGTATTCAGAGGGCAGCAGTGTGGGTGCTGGACCAGTACTACAGTGATTTCCCAGTCTACAACCCTGCCCTCCTCAACCTGCCCAAGTCCATCCTCTCTAAGAAGAGTTCTGGCTTCAAAGTCTACACTCTGGGTGAAGGTAAGTCTCGAACGCTATCCCCTCCGTCTCTCATCATCTCGCCCCTCTTTTCCCTCAGTTATTTTTCTCAACTCTTCCACCTCTGTCTTCTATGTGTTCTCTCAACCCATAgcgatactttttttttttttttgcaaagaaATTGTGACATTACATGTTTGTTGATCATTTTTCTTTATTGTGATTTTTCTTCCAGAGAACAACACTAATAACTCTACGGGTCAGTCCAGAGCGATGATCGCTGCAGCCGCCCGCAGGAGAGACAACTCCCACAACGAGTATTACTACGAGGAGGCAGAGATGGACCGCAGGGTCCGCAAGCGCAAGGCCAGGTGAGGAGTGGAGACACACTGGGCTGGGTAGATTGTCAAAGAAAGAACATTTCAGTCCATTTGTTGTAGAAAAACTGCTTTTATGAAAAgtgatattttttttcatttggtGAATTAAACAGTTCAAAACTAATCAAGGGAACATCACAGATTTTTCAAACCCCAGGTATAGAAAGACTGCCATTATAAAAACAAAGtagattgttatttatttatttaattctttttttatttttccttttctttctttttttttacattacaaaAACAAACATATACGAACACCAACTTACAGACACATCcaaacaatgactacatctcaTCCGCCCAGAACTGCCTGCTCATATCCCCATCCCTATTtcctgcattattgtttgccacttgGCCTTAAATGGTACCAATTTGTTTTTCTCCGTTGCCCATGCTATTTCAATAACGCTGACATTTAGATCCTCTCGGTTTAGCGCTTGCAATACAAATGCTAGCCTGAAACAACACCTGCGTACTCATTAACGCGTGCCCTTTCCTCCTCCCAGGCTGGTGGTGGCGGTAGAGGAAGCCTTCACCCACATCAAGCGTCTCCAGGACGACGAGCCAGCCGCGTCGTCCCCCAAACACCCCCGTGAGGTGATGGACCCCCGGGAGGCGGCTCAGGCCATCTTTGCCCCCATGGCCCGGGCCATGCAGAAGTACCTGAGGACCACGCGCCAGCAGCCCTATCACAGCATGGAGAGCATTATCAACCACCTGCAGTTCTGTATCACGCACAACATGACACCCAAGGTGAGCCACTATGCCCTCACAACATGATCACTATGCCCTCACAACGTGACCCCTACACCCTCACAACATGACCCCTACACCCTCACAACATGACCCCTACGCCCTCACAACATGACCCCTATGCCCTCACAACATGACCCCATACACACTCACAACATGACCCCTACACCCTCACATGACCCCTAAGATGCCCATCAGACAGTAAGATGTGATTCATACACTCTTGATGTGACACCTATACCCTTTCCATATGACCACTACGCCCTTAAATAGGACCCGTATACCCCAAATAACAGCCCATATAGGACACTATTCTTGACCGTAAAGGGATTGAAATAAGCATGATTCCCCTGATTAATAATATCTAGACTACTTTACATTCCACTGAGAGAAAGTGCTCACCACAAACACTAACTCCTAGCTGTTGCCCCACTAACGTCCCACCCTGGCTGGCTGTCTATCtgcttctctgtgtgtttctctcaggCCTTCCTGGAGCGCTACCTTTCACCAGGCCCCACGCTGCAGTACCAGCGGGAGAACGGTATGGGTCGCCAGTGGACCCTAGTGAGCGAGGAGCCGGTGACATCAGCCCTGAGTCAGGGTCTGGTCTTCTCCCTGCGACGTCTCGACTTCTCCCTGGTTGTCACGGTGacgcccctccccttcctccacctGGGGGAGGAGTTTATCGACCCCAAGAGCCACAAGTTTGTCATGAGGCTGCAGTCGGAGACCTCTGTGTAGAGGGAGAGGAAGTAGGTGATaaagaggggggaagaggagatgcaagagagaaagagagaacctaTGCTTCAGCTTTCCTCAAAGCCCATCTCTCTCAGTGTTGACCTCTGTgtgaaaaagggagagaagacggctatttgtcttttttttcacACAAAGCAGTGGAAATGTGGCGTCTGCTACCAAGGGCTGGAGGAGAGACCTCTGTGGCTGTTCTGTTTTATTAACTGTGTGtgaatgtatttgtgtgtgttactgtgttagtCATTGGGACCTGTATGTTTCTCATTCCTTGACAATAACTGGACCGCATTATTTGAAGTtgacattactacattactaacCAATGAACTGATTAAAGATAAATGTGAATAGGAAGACTTGATCAAAAAAAAGAACTAGAAAAGTTATGTGCTTGCAAAAGTTGCAAATTAGCTACGACGTCAACCAATCAGGTGATTGGAATCACTGAATCAACAAATAAATTGACTGCTTCCTGACAGTGGAACCATTTTCATTGGACAAAATCTGATTCCTGGTCCAAAGGAAGTGGGTTGTTGTAGGGACAGCTGATGAATGTTTAGTTGAAACACTGACCAGCTGATTTTCATAAGAAATAAAATGTTTGGGAGATTTTTTGTGATGTTAATTAATGGATGTTATGTTGGGGACTTTTAATGTGTATTCCAGTGTTGGTTTTATAATGAAGAAGAAGGAACAGATACAAAAAACAGACTGAACCTATTGTCATGATATGTGAggttatttttgtttttcatgCCAAATAAAAGTCCATATCAGATATAGGGCTGAATCCCAATAATATCTAatttctcctgaagtgtgcactcattTACTACTTCCCAACAAAACCATTGCCTTGGTGGAGGCCAGGGCTAGTGGGAGTTTCCCCCATATTTCTTATACCAGTCATCAAGTCAGTGAACACATTTTTTGGAAGAA
The DNA window shown above is from Salmo trutta chromosome 8, fSalTru1.1, whole genome shotgun sequence and carries:
- the LOC115198460 gene encoding vang-like protein 2, coding for MDNESQYSGYSYKSSHSRNSRKHRDRRDRHRSKSRDGSSRGDKSVTIHAPGEPLLDTESTRGDDRDDNWGETTTVQTGTSEHSVSNEDLTRVSKELEESSPLECRRFLGPGLGAILGLFALVTPLAFLALPQLLWREALEPCGTPCEGLYVSLAFKLLVLLISTWALFLRPPRATLPRFYVFRCLLLALVFLFVASYWLFYGVRVLEPRERDYRGIVGYAASLVDALLFIQYLALVLLEVRHLQPAFCLKVVRTTDGESRFYNVGHLSIQRAAVWVLDQYYSDFPVYNPALLNLPKSILSKKSSGFKVYTLGEENNTNNSTGQSRAMIAAAARRRDNSHNEYYYEEAEMDRRVRKRKARLVVAVEEAFTHIKRLQDDEPAASSPKHPREVMDPREAAQAIFAPMARAMQKYLRTTRQQPYHSMESIINHLQFCITHNMTPKAFLERYLSPGPTLQYQRENGMGRQWTLVSEEPVTSALSQGLVFSLRRLDFSLVVTVTPLPFLHLGEEFIDPKSHKFVMRLQSETSV